The following coding sequences are from one Thunnus maccoyii chromosome 17, fThuMac1.1, whole genome shotgun sequence window:
- the LOC121882203 gene encoding low choriolytic enzyme-like, with protein sequence MDFRATIPLLLLLLIGLCNAHPGNDHEADTEISVDTSATEDITTTILRMNNGSSDFLLEGDVLVPRTRNAVKCLKKANSCLWPKSANRNVEIPFLLSKKYDNTEKNEILRAMKGFESKTCIRFIPRATQRAYLSIEPRYGCSSLLGRTGVKQVLSLQRFGCIRRGIIQHEILHALGFYHEHTRPDRDRYIRINWENVNEHFVLNFKKKDSDHLNTPYDYSSVMHYGRTAFGKFGSETIIPIPDSSVPIGQREGLSDIDILRINRLYKCWNYIG encoded by the exons ATGGACTTCAGAGCAACGATTCCTCTTCTTTTGCTGCTGCTTATCGGCCTCTGTAATGCTCACCCTGGCAAT GATCATGAAGCTGATACCG AGATTTCTGTAGATACGTCTGCCACAGAGGACATTACCACAACTATTCTGAGGATGAACAATG GATCTTCTGATTTCCTGCTGGAAGGGGATGTGCTGGTTCCAAGAACAAGGAATGCTGTGAAGTGCCTTAAAAAAGCAAATAGCTGTCTGTGGCCAAAGTCTGCGAACCGTAATGTGGAGATCCCTTTCCTTCTGAGCAAAAAATATG ATAACACTGAGAAAAATGAGATTTTACGTGCCATGAAAGGCTTTGAATCAAAGACCTGCATTCGCTTCATTCCACGTGCGACTCAGAGGGCGTACTTAAGCATTGAACCGAGATATGG GTGTTCCTCTTTACTGGGTCGTACTGGAGTAAAGCAGGTGTTGTCACTGCAGAGGTTTGGCTGCATACGCCGTGGCATCATACAGCACGAGATACTGCACGCGCTGGGTTTCTACCATGAACACACTCGGCCCGACCGCGACAGATATATCAGAATCAACTGGGAAAACGTCAACGAAC ATTTTGTCCTCAACTTCAAAAAGAAGGACTCTGATCATCTCAACACTCCATATGATTACTCCTCTGTGATGCACTACGGAAG AACTGCTTTTGGGAAATTCGGATCAGAAACTATAATTCCCATCCCTGACTCCTCTGTTCCCATCGGCCAGAGGGAGGGCCTCTCTGACATCGACATTCTCAGGATCAACAGGCTCTACAAATGCTGGAATTACATTGGATAG